From the Piliocolobus tephrosceles isolate RC106 unplaced genomic scaffold, ASM277652v3 unscaffolded_5235, whole genome shotgun sequence genome, the window CACGGCCGAGGGGATTGTGACTGTCGTGTCCTCGTCGACCTCCTTCTCCTGTCGCTGCAGATCCGCCTCGATCTCCTTGAGCTCTTCCAGCTCTCTGGTGAGCTGAGTAGGACAGGTCGTTAAGGACCCCAGCTTTTGAGAGGGCTGCCCCTGCGCTAACTGCAGCTGGGAGGCCCAGGGTCTTGGCTCTATCTACGCACACTTTCTACtttgagtcagagttttgctttgtcacccaggctggagtacagtggcatgatctcagctcactgcaacctccgcctcccaggttccagtgattctcaagcccctgcctcccgagtagctgggattataggcgcacaccaccacctCCTGCTAATtcatgtacttttattttatttttttatttatttattatttatttatttatttttttgaggcggagtcttgctctgtcgcccaggctggagtgcagtggccggatctcagctcactgcaagctccgcctcccgggtttacgccattctcctgcctcagcctcccaagtagctgagactacaggcgcccgccacctcgtccagctagtttttgtatttttagtagagacagggtttcaccgtgttagccaggatggtctcgatctcctgacctcgtgatccgcccgtctcagcctcctaaagtactgggattacaggcttgagccaccacgcccggccatgtacttttaatagaggcaggattttaccatgttggccaggctggtctcgacctcctgacctcaagtgatctgtctgcttcagcctcccaaagtgctgtgattacaggtgtgagtcactgcgcccggtcttttcttttctgtttttttttttttttttttttttgagacagggtcttgctctgtcacccaggttggaatgcagcctcaacctcccaggcccaagtaatccttccacctcggcctcccaagtagctgagactacaggcatgtaccaccatgcccagcttgcttgcttatttatttatgtagttatttatttacttattgagacaaagtctcactctgtcgcccaggctggagtgcagtggcgcgatctcagctcactgcaagctccgcctcctgggctcacgccattctcctgcctcagcctcctgggaagtTGGGAACAGGCGCcggacaccacgcctggctaattttttttgtatttttagtagagacggggtttcactgtgtaaggcaggatggtctcgatctcctgaccttgtgatctgcccgcctcggcctcccaaagtgctaggattacaggcgtgagccaccgcacccggcttaatttttttatttttgtagaaacagggtctctgttgcccaggctggtgtccaactcctgggcaacgggatcctcccacctgggcttcccaaagtgctgggattataggcatgagccactgcggctggccCTATGCGTGTTTTCTAGCAAGGCTGACCCCCTAGCAGAAAAGGATATAGGAGGCTGGCCTTCAGATGGGCGTCCTCCTCCCCGGCCTCCTGAAGCCCGGCTTCCAGCTGCTGCAGCTCCACGCCTCCCTGGTGCACCTGCTCTTTTGCGTTGAGAAGGCTCTGGGCCACTTCCTTCTCCATGGTGAGGATCTCTGCAGGGTGGAGAGAAGCAGGCTCCCTAGGGTCTGTCCTTCCCCAAGGAGAGCAGAGAGGTGGATCCCCGCCTCCATTGGCAAGAAACATGCCCCTTCTTGTCTGCAGCCCTGTGTCCAGAGTTCCACTGGCAACTTGTACAACTACTGTTTCaccaaaacacatttaaatacaCCAAAGATAAAACCTCATCCTTCTTCACACacctaaaatagtttataaaaatagttggccagacatggtggctcatgcctgtaatcccagcactttggaagcctgaggcaggaggattgcttgaggccgagagttcaagcctgggcaacatagggagatcctctttctacaaaactaaaaaaattaggctgggcgtggtggttcacacctgtaatcccagaactttgggaggccaaagcaggcagatcacctgaaatcaggagttcaagaccagtcttgtcaacatggtaaaatcccgtcactattaaaaacaaaaaatggccgggcgcggtggctcaagcctg encodes:
- the SPC24 gene encoding kinetochore protein Spc24 — encoded protein: MFLANGGGDPPLCSPWGRTDPREPASLHPAEILTMEKEVAQSLLNAKEQVHQGGVELQQLEAGLQEAGEEDAHLKASLLQLTRELEELKEIEADLQRQEKEVDEDTTVTIPSAVYVAQLYHQISKIEWDYECEPGMIKGIHHGPSVAQPIHLDSTQLSRKFVSDYLWSLVDTEW